One part of the Campylobacter concisus genome encodes these proteins:
- the coaBC gene encoding bifunctional phosphopantothenoylcysteine decarboxylase/phosphopantothenate--cysteine ligase CoaBC yields the protein MLKNKKILLAVCGSIAFYKAFEILSLLKKQGADVYVALSDGALEFCSVSGFEALSEHKILSSQTQNWQDGVNHISYSKMDLVLIAPASVNTINKLAAGICDNVFMQTLIAASHVPLVVALAANNNMIEHFTTQNSLEILKKNGALIVEPVLKTLACGDVGKGGLASPEVIVEAAIKKLNKPLFAGKKVVITGGATTEKIDDVRAITNFSSGKMARALARAFFYAGTEVKLLASFETSNEPFECLKFSSSSELLELCKSECESANLLVMCAAVSDFVPTKIDGKIKKEDIGEILSLSLKRNVDILQSLKEFKCKKIGFKLEISSENAHKNARAMLEQKGLDAVCLNILGEKNGFASEQNEVNFITKNSETLLPLAAKDEIARHIVELAANL from the coding sequence ATGTTAAAAAATAAGAAAATTTTACTTGCCGTTTGCGGCAGTATCGCCTTTTATAAGGCATTCGAAATTTTATCGCTACTTAAAAAGCAAGGCGCTGATGTTTATGTGGCTTTAAGTGATGGAGCGCTTGAATTTTGTAGTGTAAGCGGCTTTGAAGCGCTAAGTGAGCATAAAATTTTAAGCTCACAAACGCAAAACTGGCAAGATGGTGTAAATCACATATCCTACTCTAAAATGGATCTAGTTCTCATCGCTCCAGCCTCTGTAAATACGATAAATAAGCTAGCAGCTGGCATCTGTGACAATGTCTTTATGCAAACGCTAATCGCCGCCTCGCACGTACCTTTGGTTGTCGCACTAGCTGCAAATAACAATATGATAGAGCACTTCACTACGCAAAACTCGCTTGAAATTTTAAAGAAAAACGGCGCTTTAATAGTTGAGCCGGTTCTTAAAACTCTAGCTTGCGGAGATGTTGGCAAGGGTGGTCTTGCAAGCCCTGAAGTAATAGTTGAAGCGGCGATAAAAAAGCTTAACAAGCCTCTTTTTGCAGGTAAAAAAGTAGTGATCACTGGTGGCGCAACGACTGAAAAGATAGATGATGTTAGAGCCATTACAAATTTCTCAAGTGGCAAGATGGCAAGAGCCTTGGCTAGAGCCTTTTTCTACGCAGGTACGGAGGTAAAACTGCTTGCTAGCTTTGAAACTAGTAACGAGCCGTTTGAGTGCCTTAAATTTAGCTCAAGCAGTGAGCTTTTAGAGCTTTGCAAGAGCGAGTGTGAGAGTGCAAATTTGCTTGTAATGTGTGCTGCAGTGAGTGATTTTGTACCGACAAAAATTGATGGCAAGATAAAAAAAGAGGACATTGGCGAAATTTTAAGCTTAAGTCTAAAGAGAAATGTCGATATTTTGCAAAGCTTAAAAGAGTTTAAATGTAAAAAGATCGGCTTTAAGCTTGAAATCTCAAGTGAGAACGCACACAAAAATGCCAGAGCAATGCTAGAGCAAAAGGGGCTTGACGCAGTTTGCCTAAATATCTTGGGTGAGAAAAATGGCTTTGCAAGCGAGCAAAATGAGGTAAATTTCATCACGAAAAATAGTGAAACTTTGCTGCCGCTTGCCGCAAAAGACGAGATCGCAAGACATATCGTGGAGCTAGCAGCAAATTTATGA